The following are encoded in a window of Pseudomonadota bacterium genomic DNA:
- the leuS gene encoding leucine--tRNA ligase yields MAQQRYNFRDAEPRWQRIWDERGTFRPDNDDDRPKAYVLEMFPYPSGRIHMGHVRNYTMGDLVARYRRAQGFNVLHPMGWDAFGLPAENAAMAKGVHPRDWTYQNIATMRGQLKKMGLSLDWSREIATCHPEYYRHQQHLFLDMMDAGLVDRREAWVNWDPVDQTVLANEQVIEGRGWRSGAPVEKRQLNQWVFKITSFADELADALEGLDRWPDKVKLMQRNWIGRSEGLRMAFALVGRDDLLEVFTTRHDTIFGASFMAISPEHPLAGALAQDDEGLSAFIAECGRLGTSEEAIERAEKKGYDTGLRARHPFVQGVELPVYVANFVLMEYGTGAIFGCPAHDQRDLDFARKYGLKVIPVVVPADADAATFEVGDEAYKGDGLIANSAFLDGMSVEDAKRAVADRMEQTNRGKREINYRLRDWGVSRQRYWGCPIPVVHCPDCGIVPVPKAELPVRLPDDVELDKPGNLLEHHPTWKHTTCPRCGGEAVRDTDTLDTFVDSSWYFMRFCSPRDDTPMDRAATAYWMPVDQYIGGVEHAVLHLLYSRFFARALRRCGYVDFDEPFAGLFTQGMVGHEIYQAEDGTYLEPAEIVKSADGTAKVAATGAPVTIGRSEKMSKSKKNVIDPDDIIAEYGADTARWFMLSDSPPARDLEWTSEGVAGAYRFVQRIARLVLLAAPDLPDPTTARPETMSDAATALRQATHGAIDGITTDIEAFHFNRAVARIHELTNAIADFKATDDADMWALREALDVMITLVGPMMPHLGEEMWQALGHDTLLADAPWPVADPSLLIRDSVTIPVQVNGKLRAKVTMPRGVANDDMEAAALADDNVQRAIDGKAVRKVIVVPDKIVNIVVA; encoded by the coding sequence ATGGCCCAGCAACGGTACAATTTTCGCGATGCCGAGCCGCGATGGCAGCGCATTTGGGACGAACGCGGCACGTTTCGCCCCGATAACGACGACGATCGGCCGAAAGCCTATGTTCTTGAGATGTTTCCCTATCCGTCGGGCCGCATCCACATGGGCCACGTGCGCAACTACACGATGGGCGATCTGGTGGCGCGCTACCGCCGCGCCCAGGGCTTCAACGTCCTGCATCCCATGGGTTGGGATGCGTTCGGCCTGCCGGCGGAAAACGCCGCCATGGCCAAGGGCGTTCACCCGCGCGACTGGACCTACCAGAACATCGCGACCATGCGCGGCCAGCTCAAAAAGATGGGGCTGTCGCTTGACTGGAGCCGGGAGATCGCGACCTGTCACCCCGAGTACTACCGTCATCAGCAGCATCTGTTTCTGGACATGATGGACGCTGGCCTGGTCGACCGGCGCGAAGCCTGGGTCAACTGGGATCCGGTCGATCAGACGGTGCTGGCGAACGAGCAGGTAATCGAAGGACGCGGTTGGCGTTCCGGTGCCCCAGTCGAAAAACGCCAATTGAATCAATGGGTTTTCAAGATCACATCGTTCGCCGACGAGCTGGCGGACGCGCTGGAGGGGCTCGATCGCTGGCCCGACAAGGTCAAGCTGATGCAACGCAACTGGATCGGCCGATCCGAGGGCTTGCGCATGGCCTTCGCGCTGGTCGGCCGCGACGATCTGCTGGAGGTCTTCACCACCCGCCACGACACGATCTTTGGCGCCAGTTTCATGGCGATTTCGCCGGAGCACCCGCTGGCCGGCGCCCTGGCCCAGGATGATGAGGGTCTCAGCGCCTTCATCGCCGAATGCGGCCGATTGGGCACCAGCGAGGAAGCGATCGAGCGGGCCGAGAAGAAAGGCTACGATACCGGCCTCAGAGCGCGCCATCCATTCGTCCAAGGCGTCGAACTCCCCGTCTACGTCGCCAATTTTGTCCTGATGGAGTACGGCACCGGCGCGATCTTCGGCTGTCCGGCCCATGATCAGCGCGACCTGGACTTCGCGCGCAAGTACGGTTTGAAGGTTATTCCCGTCGTGGTGCCCGCCGATGCCGACGCCGCGACATTCGAGGTCGGTGACGAGGCCTATAAGGGCGACGGGCTGATCGCCAATTCGGCCTTCCTGGACGGGATGAGCGTCGAGGATGCCAAACGAGCGGTCGCCGATCGCATGGAACAGACCAATCGCGGCAAACGAGAAATCAACTATCGGTTGCGTGATTGGGGGGTGTCCCGGCAGCGTTATTGGGGGTGTCCGATCCCCGTCGTGCATTGTCCGGATTGCGGCATCGTGCCCGTGCCAAAGGCCGAACTGCCGGTGCGTCTGCCCGATGATGTCGAGCTCGATAAGCCCGGCAATCTGCTGGAACACCATCCGACTTGGAAACACACGACCTGTCCGCGCTGTGGTGGTGAGGCCGTTCGCGACACCGATACGCTCGACACCTTCGTCGACAGCTCCTGGTACTTCATGCGGTTTTGTTCGCCACGCGACGATACACCGATGGACAGAGCGGCGACGGCCTATTGGATGCCGGTTGACCAGTACATCGGCGGCGTCGAACACGCGGTGTTGCATCTGCTTTATTCGCGCTTCTTCGCCCGCGCGCTCAGGCGTTGCGGCTATGTCGATTTTGACGAGCCGTTCGCCGGCCTGTTCACCCAGGGCATGGTCGGCCACGAAATTTATCAGGCCGAAGACGGCACCTATCTGGAGCCGGCCGAGATCGTGAAGAGCGCCGACGGCACGGCCAAGGTCGCCGCCACCGGCGCGCCGGTCACCATCGGCCGTTCGGAAAAGATGTCGAAGTCGAAGAAGAACGTCATCGATCCCGACGACATCATCGCCGAATACGGTGCCGACACGGCGCGCTGGTTCATGCTGTCCGATTCGCCGCCCGCCCGCGATCTCGAGTGGACATCGGAAGGCGTCGCCGGCGCCTATCGATTTGTGCAGCGCATCGCACGTCTGGTGTTATTGGCCGCGCCCGACTTGCCGGACCCGACCACGGCACGTCCGGAAACCATGAGCGATGCGGCGACGGCACTAAGGCAGGCGACCCACGGCGCGATCGATGGCATCACGACGGATATCGAGGCGTTTCACTTCAACCGAGCGGTCGCGCGCATTCACGAGCTGACGAACGCGATTGCCGACTTCAAGGCGACCGACGACGCCGACATGTGGGCGCTGCGCGAGGCCTTGGACGTCATGATCACGTTGGTCGGCCCGATGATGCCGCATCTGGGCGAGGAGATGTGGCAGGCGTTGGGCCATGACACGCTGTTGGCGGATGCGCCGTGGCCGGTCGCGGATCCGTCGCTTTTGATCCGCGACAGTGTCACCATTCCGGTTCAGGTGAACGGCAAGCTGCGCGCCAAGGTGACCATGCCGCGCGGTGTCGCCAACGATGACATGGAGGCCGCCGCCCTGGCCGACGACAACGTTCAGCGGGCGATCGACGGCAAGGCCGTGCGCAAGGTCATCGTCGTGCCCGACAAGATCGTCAACATCGTCGTCGCATGA
- a CDS encoding DUF3576 domain-containing protein produces MRKTTNLYHFRVVLLMLAGATLVACGPSEGVGVADTVETPQGRFEKDVDDPTRETIFGPGGLSAALFDDAGGTSDTSGGGIGVNAFLWRASLDTFAFLPPFSADPIGGVIIYDWYSPPETPGERFKVTVYILDTRLRADGIKVAVFRQVRDVYGEWVEAQVDPSMETQLENAVLTRARQIRIAQLGQ; encoded by the coding sequence ATGAGAAAAACGACCAATCTCTACCACTTTAGAGTAGTCCTGCTGATGCTGGCCGGCGCCACGCTGGTGGCCTGTGGTCCGTCCGAGGGTGTCGGCGTGGCCGACACCGTGGAGACCCCCCAGGGCCGGTTCGAAAAGGACGTCGACGACCCGACCCGCGAGACCATTTTCGGTCCGGGCGGCCTTAGCGCGGCGCTGTTTGACGATGCCGGCGGTACCAGCGACACCAGCGGCGGCGGCATCGGGGTCAACGCGTTTCTGTGGCGCGCGTCGCTCGACACGTTCGCGTTCCTGCCGCCGTTTTCCGCCGATCCGATTGGCGGCGTGATCATCTACGACTGGTATTCACCGCCGGAAACACCGGGTGAGCGTTTCAAGGTCACGGTCTATATCCTCGACACGCGACTTCGCGCCGACGGCATAAAAGTCGCCGTTTTCCGCCAGGTTCGCGATGTCTATGGCGAGTGGGTCGAGGCCCAGGTCGACCCGTCGATGGAAACTCAGCTGGAAAACGCTGTACTGACGCGCGCCCGCCAGATCAGGATCGCCCAGCTCGGGCAATAG
- a CDS encoding porin, which produces MKKVLLGTTAMVSVGLVAGQASAAEPIELSFGGYHNWAVFLASNDDSAGNGVSIPNEPGFNKGDHDIKFDGELQVRGKTVLDNGLEVGVRIEIEGETQGDQLDENYAYIEGSFGQFRIGNDDPASYIMATAAPYINYVFGANTPTVWANGLSQFFGQTTGLARSRFAAGASVTFATFPNQTGDDARVMYFSPVFNGFQFGASYAPDNKEALPGGTYTLPVQIGPTATTPAGTHGETWSVGARYDGEIGDVGLTVAGGYLDVSSKAIQNLPANIGTTDSNSWNAGLVLYYGNWGLGGSYMNTTDNANVAGTDIETFDLGLSYYADGPWSAGIYWLHSETDFAPGTLSAAGGVTDEFDAYRLMGQYDLGPGIAVTGAVGFDQFEDGVVNRDYDTYFGGAGLLISF; this is translated from the coding sequence ATGAAGAAAGTGCTGCTTGGGACCACCGCGATGGTCTCGGTTGGCCTGGTAGCCGGACAGGCGTCCGCTGCCGAGCCGATCGAGCTGAGCTTCGGTGGTTACCACAACTGGGCGGTGTTCCTTGCCAGTAACGACGATTCGGCAGGTAACGGCGTTTCGATTCCGAACGAGCCCGGTTTCAACAAAGGCGACCACGACATCAAGTTTGATGGCGAGTTGCAGGTTCGCGGTAAGACCGTTCTGGATAACGGCCTTGAAGTCGGTGTTCGCATCGAGATCGAGGGTGAGACCCAGGGCGATCAGCTGGACGAGAACTATGCCTACATCGAAGGTTCGTTCGGCCAGTTCCGCATCGGTAACGATGACCCGGCGTCCTACATCATGGCGACGGCTGCTCCGTACATTAACTACGTGTTCGGCGCCAACACCCCGACGGTGTGGGCGAACGGTCTGTCGCAGTTCTTTGGTCAGACGACCGGTCTTGCCCGTTCGCGTTTCGCGGCCGGTGCCAGCGTTACGTTCGCCACGTTCCCCAATCAGACGGGTGACGATGCGCGCGTGATGTACTTCTCGCCGGTGTTCAACGGCTTCCAGTTCGGCGCCTCTTATGCCCCGGACAACAAGGAAGCGCTGCCTGGCGGTACGTACACGCTGCCGGTCCAGATCGGTCCTACGGCCACGACGCCGGCCGGTACGCATGGTGAGACCTGGTCGGTCGGCGCGCGTTACGACGGCGAGATCGGCGATGTCGGTCTGACCGTGGCTGGTGGCTATTTGGATGTGTCCAGCAAGGCCATCCAGAACTTGCCTGCCAACATCGGCACCACGGACTCCAACTCCTGGAACGCTGGTCTTGTGCTCTACTACGGCAACTGGGGTCTCGGTGGTTCGTACATGAACACAACCGATAACGCCAACGTCGCCGGTACCGACATCGAAACCTTCGATCTCGGTCTGTCGTACTACGCGGACGGTCCCTGGAGCGCTGGTATCTACTGGCTGCATTCAGAAACCGACTTCGCTCCCGGCACACTTTCTGCCGCTGGTGGTGTAACCGACGAGTTCGACGCCTACCGTCTCATGGGTCAGTACGACCTGGGTCCGGGCATCGCCGTTACCGGCGCTGTCGGCTTCGATCAGTTCGAAGACGGTGTGGTCAACCGCGACTACGACACCTACTTCGGTGGTGCCGGTCTGTTGATCAGCTTCTGA
- a CDS encoding sulfotransferase domain-containing protein — MGNLIWLASYPKSGNTWMRAFLHNVMLKNQRPHGINRLDDLTTGDVTPEHYAAIAGRPLDGMTASDIAALRAPVQAALADQANGTRFIKTHSAVLEFAGHPTINVAVTAGAIYIIRNPLDVVVSFSHHLGRPVDDVIDLMATQNSHTSMSETLMIDFIGSWSQHVESWTGRPNPGLHVVRYEDMLDETHRTFAGVVKFLGLDVPRQHIERAVRHASFKVLRKQEETDGFVERSEHAERFFRVGEKGQWCDVLSDDQVARVVESHRADMERFGYVPRGH; from the coding sequence ATGGGAAACCTGATCTGGCTTGCCAGTTATCCAAAGTCCGGCAACACCTGGATGCGCGCCTTTCTGCACAACGTGATGCTCAAGAACCAGCGCCCCCATGGCATCAACCGCCTGGATGACCTGACGACCGGTGATGTCACGCCGGAGCACTACGCGGCGATCGCGGGGCGACCTCTCGACGGGATGACGGCCAGCGACATCGCCGCCCTCAGAGCGCCGGTCCAGGCGGCGCTTGCCGATCAAGCGAATGGCACGCGATTCATCAAAACGCACAGCGCGGTGCTCGAGTTCGCCGGTCATCCGACGATCAACGTGGCGGTGACGGCCGGTGCCATTTACATCATCCGCAACCCGCTTGACGTTGTGGTCTCGTTCAGCCATCACCTCGGTCGCCCGGTTGATGACGTCATTGATCTGATGGCGACCCAAAACAGCCATACATCGATGTCCGAGACCTTGATGATCGACTTTATCGGCAGTTGGTCCCAGCACGTCGAGAGCTGGACGGGCAGACCCAACCCCGGCCTTCACGTGGTCCGCTATGAAGACATGCTTGATGAGACCCATCGGACCTTCGCCGGCGTTGTGAAGTTCCTCGGTCTTGATGTTCCGCGTCAGCACATCGAACGCGCCGTGCGCCACGCTTCGTTCAAGGTCTTGCGCAAACAGGAAGAAACGGACGGCTTTGTCGAGCGCAGTGAGCATGCCGAACGCTTCTTTCGTGTCGGAGAGAAAGGCCAATGGTGCGACGTGCTCTCTGATGACCAGGTGGCGCGTGTGGTAGAAAGCCATCGTGCGGACATGGAACGCTTTGGCTATGTGCCGCGGGGTCACTGA
- a CDS encoding sulfotransferase domain-containing protein, with the protein MTKGKIIWLASYPKSGNTWTRAFLLHLFMNPKEPFSPDDISAMSPHDTARYWFEKAAGEAPATWDEKRVASLRPGIQEEIAKYAPDNIFVKTHCALMQWHGYAVIDFALTAGAIYIVRNPLDIVASYAAHSGSGPDHIINVMNDSGHVLPEQPDQVAHLIGSWSEHVQSWTARPNPALHIMRYEDLVERPDETFGGLVRFLGLNPPPDRLERALSFSSFDTLKTMEQKHGFAERAINQKRFFRAGKVGGWRDELNDDQARSIIQVHREQMARFDYIPQGY; encoded by the coding sequence GTGACGAAAGGCAAGATCATCTGGCTCGCTTCCTATCCGAAGTCCGGCAACACCTGGACGCGCGCGTTTCTCTTGCACCTCTTCATGAACCCAAAAGAACCGTTCTCACCCGACGACATAAGCGCGATGTCGCCTCACGACACGGCGCGCTACTGGTTTGAAAAGGCAGCAGGCGAGGCGCCGGCAACATGGGACGAGAAACGGGTGGCCAGTCTACGACCAGGCATCCAGGAAGAAATCGCCAAGTACGCGCCAGACAACATATTCGTCAAAACACACTGCGCCCTTATGCAGTGGCACGGCTACGCGGTGATCGATTTTGCGCTGACCGCCGGCGCCATCTACATCGTGCGCAATCCGCTCGACATCGTCGCATCCTATGCCGCGCACTCCGGCTCGGGCCCCGATCACATCATCAACGTCATGAACGATTCCGGCCACGTGCTGCCGGAGCAACCCGACCAGGTTGCGCACCTCATTGGTAGCTGGAGCGAGCATGTCCAAAGCTGGACCGCGCGCCCCAATCCTGCCTTGCACATCATGCGCTATGAGGATCTGGTGGAACGGCCCGACGAAACGTTTGGTGGCCTGGTCCGGTTTCTGGGTCTCAATCCACCACCTGACCGACTGGAGCGCGCCCTCTCGTTTTCGTCGTTCGACACGTTAAAGACGATGGAGCAAAAACACGGTTTCGCCGAACGCGCCATCAACCAGAAACGTTTTTTTCGTGCCGGCAAGGTCGGCGGATGGCGAGATGAACTGAACGACGACCAAGCTCGATCGATCATCCAGGTCCATCGTGAGCAGATGGCCCGGTTTGATTACATTCCTCAGGGCTACTAG
- a CDS encoding sulfotransferase domain-containing protein, translating into MGNIIWLASYPKSGNTWMRAFLHNLFRNPGEPLDINEIGGGLISTGEAVMKWYKMLDSRPPEEWTRPDIDAMRPKVHQLIADNYPGTIFCKTHCALLELRGHSTVNLDVTVGAIYIVRNPLDVALSFADFQGVDVDRAITVLGTTNCELPNDRESVSEPLGSWTQNVETWTGKPNPRLLIVRYEDMLKAPVKTFSGVAKFLNVNAPRDRIERAVKSSSFKVLRAQEDKHGFAERSPAQDRFFRKGTAGHWKDELDDEQIAKVVSDHREQMQRFDYVPAGF; encoded by the coding sequence GTGGGCAATATCATCTGGCTGGCAAGCTATCCCAAGTCCGGCAATACCTGGATGCGCGCTTTCTTGCACAACCTGTTTCGCAATCCAGGCGAGCCGCTCGACATAAACGAGATTGGCGGTGGGCTGATCTCGACCGGCGAGGCCGTCATGAAGTGGTACAAGATGCTCGACTCCCGACCGCCGGAGGAATGGACCCGCCCCGACATCGACGCCATGCGGCCCAAGGTCCATCAGCTCATCGCCGATAACTATCCCGGTACGATCTTCTGCAAGACGCATTGCGCATTGCTCGAGCTGCGCGGCCACTCGACGGTGAACCTGGACGTCACGGTCGGTGCCATCTACATCGTGCGCAATCCGTTGGATGTCGCCCTGTCGTTCGCTGACTTTCAAGGCGTCGACGTCGACAGGGCCATCACAGTCCTGGGCACGACAAACTGCGAGTTGCCGAACGATCGCGAAAGCGTCTCCGAACCGCTGGGCTCCTGGACACAGAATGTCGAAACCTGGACCGGCAAGCCAAATCCCCGTCTTCTCATCGTGCGCTATGAGGACATGTTGAAAGCGCCAGTGAAAACATTCTCTGGTGTCGCAAAGTTCCTGAACGTCAATGCACCGCGCGACCGGATCGAGCGGGCCGTGAAGAGCTCGTCGTTCAAGGTCTTGCGCGCACAAGAAGACAAGCACGGTTTCGCCGAACGCTCGCCAGCCCAGGATCGCTTCTTCCGCAAGGGTACGGCCGGGCACTGGAAGGACGAACTCGACGACGAGCAGATCGCAAAGGTGGTTAGCGACCATCGTGAACAGATGCAGCGTTTCGACTACGTGCCGGCCGGCTTTTAG
- a CDS encoding sulfotransferase domain-containing protein → MGNIVWLASYPKSGNTWMRAFLHNLFRDPKQAMNINQMTGSLSQGESSTGWYRLIDSRPPEEWTHDDIARMRPRAHEMIAQSQPGSVFCKTHCALLSVRGFPTVNMQVSAGAIYIIRNPLDVVISFADFLGVDIDMATKMMATENFETPVGGSNVTESLGSWSQHVASWTATQGHMLTTVRYEDLKSSPVKTFGAVTKFLQLDVPRGRLERAIKNSSFKVLKAQEDKFGFVERSPHQERFFRSGKSGGWRETLTDDQIAAIVETNRVQMERFGYVPDGF, encoded by the coding sequence ATGGGAAACATTGTTTGGCTCGCCAGCTATCCGAAATCCGGCAACACCTGGATGCGTGCCTTCCTCCACAATCTATTCCGCGATCCCAAACAGGCGATGAACATCAATCAGATGACCGGCAGCCTGAGCCAGGGCGAGTCATCGACGGGCTGGTATCGGCTGATTGATTCACGGCCTCCTGAAGAGTGGACGCACGACGACATCGCGCGCATGCGCCCGCGGGCCCACGAGATGATTGCCCAGTCGCAACCCGGATCCGTGTTCTGCAAGACTCACTGTGCGTTGTTGTCGGTTCGTGGTTTTCCGACAGTAAACATGCAGGTGTCGGCCGGCGCCATCTACATCATCCGCAATCCTTTGGATGTCGTGATTTCGTTTGCCGACTTTTTGGGCGTCGATATCGACATGGCGACCAAGATGATGGCGACGGAGAATTTTGAAACGCCGGTCGGCGGCTCAAACGTGACGGAGTCACTGGGAAGTTGGAGCCAGCATGTGGCCAGCTGGACTGCCACCCAGGGACACATGCTGACGACTGTCCGCTATGAGGATCTCAAGTCGTCTCCGGTCAAGACCTTCGGTGCGGTGACCAAGTTCCTGCAGCTTGATGTGCCGCGAGGCCGGCTTGAACGCGCGATCAAAAATTCGTCGTTCAAGGTGTTGAAGGCGCAAGAGGATAAGTTCGGTTTTGTCGAGCGCTCGCCCCATCAGGAGCGCTTCTTCCGTAGCGGCAAGTCCGGCGGCTGGCGGGAGACGCTGACCGACGATCAAATCGCGGCGATTGTCGAGACGAACCGGGTGCAAATGGAACGCTTCGGTTACGTCCCCGACGGCTTCTAG
- a CDS encoding sulfotransferase domain-containing protein: MGGIIWLASYPKSGNTWVRAFLHNLFRDPKSPFDINKMDALTGNEAALPNFTAADGRPWQEWTPDDVAAMRPAVQKRLSDRQQHMTFCKTHMSVLQVRGHPTINMSVTAGAVYIVRNPLDIVSSLADHQGLTTAKAIEMMNLTNYETPTTQTMAGEPWGSWSQNVESWTGHANSALHVMGYEDMLADPLKVFSGLVGFLRLDATPERIERAVENASFNVLRALEERDGFRERTMAQRRFFRSGKSGSWRDELTDDEARTVVAAHRQQMERFNYVPDGF, translated from the coding sequence ATGGGCGGCATCATATGGCTTGCGAGCTATCCAAAATCGGGCAACACGTGGGTCCGGGCTTTTTTGCACAACCTGTTCCGAGATCCCAAATCACCGTTTGATATCAATAAGATGGATGCGTTGACTGGCAACGAAGCGGCACTGCCGAACTTCACGGCAGCCGACGGTCGACCGTGGCAGGAATGGACACCCGACGATGTCGCGGCCATGCGGCCGGCTGTGCAGAAACGACTAAGCGACCGTCAACAGCACATGACGTTCTGCAAGACACATATGTCGGTTCTCCAGGTGCGCGGTCATCCGACGATCAACATGTCCGTCACCGCCGGCGCGGTCTATATCGTGCGAAACCCGCTGGATATCGTTTCCTCACTGGCGGATCATCAAGGCCTGACGACGGCCAAGGCGATCGAGATGATGAACCTCACCAACTACGAGACGCCAACAACGCAGACGATGGCGGGTGAGCCCTGGGGCAGCTGGTCGCAGAACGTTGAGAGCTGGACGGGACACGCCAATTCCGCACTGCACGTCATGGGTTATGAAGACATGCTGGCGGATCCACTGAAGGTGTTCTCCGGCCTCGTCGGGTTTCTTCGCTTGGATGCAACGCCGGAACGCATCGAACGCGCCGTCGAGAACGCGTCCTTCAATGTTCTTCGCGCACTGGAGGAACGGGATGGCTTTCGCGAACGAACGATGGCGCAGCGTCGTTTCTTTCGGTCGGGCAAGTCCGGGTCGTGGCGCGACGAACTGACCGATGACGAGGCACGCACGGTGGTAGCTGCGCACCGCCAGCAGATGGAGCGGTTCAATTATGTACCCGACGGTTTCTAG
- a CDS encoding sulfotransferase domain-containing protein, protein MGNIVWLASYPKSGNTWLRMFLLNLFSGSDDPARLNDVSRMSTSDTVMRWFREVDDRPPKSWSTDDIAHLRLKVQRHLAGLRDDSIFVKTHAALMPMCGQPAFDMSVSAGAIYIVRNPLDIVDSYARHAGLDHDETITLMSTPGHMLPRTDDLTEFVQGGWSQNVASWTQPNPAVHVLRYEDMIEDTEGTFGKVCQYLTLDVTPEHLSRAVSHSQIAVLRRLEDEDGFHERTKNQERFFGEGRSGGWRDVLSDDQVARFVERHRVQMARFGYVPDGM, encoded by the coding sequence GTGGGCAACATCGTCTGGCTCGCCAGCTATCCGAAGTCCGGCAACACCTGGCTCAGGATGTTTCTGTTGAACCTCTTTTCCGGATCGGACGATCCGGCTCGCTTGAATGATGTCAGCCGTATGTCGACCAGCGACACCGTAATGCGCTGGTTCCGCGAGGTTGACGATCGGCCGCCCAAGTCGTGGTCGACCGACGACATCGCCCATTTGCGGCTCAAGGTGCAACGCCATCTGGCGGGGCTGCGTGATGACAGCATTTTTGTCAAAACACATGCCGCACTGATGCCCATGTGTGGTCAGCCGGCTTTCGACATGTCGGTCAGCGCCGGTGCCATCTACATCGTTCGCAATCCACTCGACATCGTCGACTCTTACGCTCGACATGCGGGCCTTGATCACGACGAGACCATCACTTTGATGTCGACGCCCGGCCACATGCTGCCGCGGACCGATGACCTGACGGAGTTCGTGCAAGGCGGTTGGTCGCAGAACGTGGCGAGCTGGACGCAACCCAACCCGGCAGTCCATGTCCTGCGCTACGAAGACATGATCGAGGATACGGAGGGGACGTTCGGCAAGGTATGCCAATACCTGACGCTTGACGTGACGCCGGAGCATCTGTCGCGCGCTGTCTCACACTCGCAAATCGCTGTTTTGCGCCGTCTTGAAGACGAGGACGGCTTTCATGAGCGCACGAAGAACCAGGAGCGTTTCTTCGGTGAAGGCCGCAGCGGTGGGTGGCGTGACGTTCTCAGTGATGACCAGGTCGCGCGGTTCGTCGAACGGCACCGTGTGCAGATGGCGCGTTTCGGCTACGTGCCCGACGGCATGTAA
- a CDS encoding sulfotransferase domain-containing protein, translated as MGKILWLASYPKSGNTWLRLFISNLLADSATPFDINRIGEVTLAEPGTAGFALFDQRPWQEWSDADIARLRPQVQERISQTREGVIPAKTHSAFVKVGGVPTINMAVTHGAVYVVRNPLDVVISYAHHQGIDIDAMIDIMATDMFRTPTNATNVYEVMGSWSQHVASWTASESPMVHVMRYEDMVADAGSAFSDLAAFMRVQTTPEKIERSVQHAAFDTARKMEAKTGFVERTPVQDHFFRSGRVAEWREVLSESQVQRIVEAHHQQMARFGYLPDGP; from the coding sequence ATGGGCAAGATTCTGTGGCTCGCCAGCTATCCGAAATCCGGCAACACGTGGCTGCGTCTATTCATCAGCAATCTCCTGGCCGATAGCGCGACACCGTTCGACATCAATCGGATCGGTGAGGTAACGCTGGCCGAACCGGGTACCGCGGGATTTGCGCTGTTTGATCAACGGCCGTGGCAGGAATGGTCGGATGCCGACATCGCGCGTCTAAGGCCTCAAGTCCAGGAACGCATCAGTCAGACGCGTGAGGGTGTCATTCCCGCCAAGACACATAGCGCCTTTGTCAAAGTGGGCGGTGTGCCGACGATCAACATGGCTGTGACCCATGGCGCGGTCTATGTCGTCAGGAATCCGCTCGACGTCGTCATTTCCTACGCTCATCACCAGGGCATCGATATCGACGCGATGATCGACATCATGGCGACCGACATGTTCCGCACGCCGACCAATGCGACCAATGTCTATGAAGTCATGGGCAGTTGGTCACAGCATGTGGCGAGCTGGACGGCGTCAGAGAGTCCCATGGTCCATGTCATGCGTTACGAAGACATGGTCGCCGATGCGGGCTCTGCCTTCAGCGACCTCGCGGCTTTCATGCGTGTCCAGACGACGCCGGAGAAGATCGAACGCTCGGTACAGCACGCGGCGTTCGACACGGCCAGAAAGATGGAAGCGAAGACGGGCTTCGTCGAACGCACGCCGGTGCAGGATCACTTCTTCCGGTCGGGCCGCGTAGCGGAATGGCGCGAGGTGTTGAGCGAGTCTCAGGTGCAGAGGATCGTCGAGGCACATCACCAGCAGATGGCGCGCTTCGGCTATCTACCGGACGGGCCATAG